A DNA window from Hyperolius riggenbachi isolate aHypRig1 unplaced genomic scaffold, aHypRig1.pri scaffold_195, whole genome shotgun sequence contains the following coding sequences:
- the LOC137543740 gene encoding gastricsin-like isoform X1: protein MKWVVFIFISLQLAEGLVRVPLKRYQSARDVMREKGILNEYMKTHKRDPALKYNFNQKNDFAIAYEPMYMDTYYYGQISIGTPPQNFLVLFDTGSSNLWVPSTSCQSAACSNHNMFNPSQSSTYTSNNQQFTMSYGSGSVSGVFGYDTVTVQSLTLTNQEFGLTYSESGSSFYYSKFDGIFGMAYPAMSAGGATTAMQGMLQQNLLNYPIFSVYMSSQSGEVIFGGVDNSLYSGQIQWAPVTQEVYWQVGIDAFSVNGQATGWCSQGCQAIVDTGTSPLTIPQQYMGTLLQYMGAQQGQNGQFLVNCNNLQNLPTISFTINGVQFPIPPSGYIIQNNGYCMVSVEETYLPSQNGQPLWILGDVFLRQYYSVYDMSNNRVGFAQAA, encoded by the exons ATGAAGTGGGTGGTGTTCATATTTATAAGCCTGCAGCTGGCAGAGGGCCTGGTAAG GGTCCCTCTGAAAAGATACCAGTCTGCTCGGGATGTTATGAGGGAGAAAGGAATCCTGAATGAATATATGAAGACACACAAGAGAGACCCTGCACTTAAGTACAacttcaatcagaaaaatgattttgCTATAGCTTATGAGCCAATGTACATGGAT ACCTATTACTATGGACAGATCAGCATAGGAACACCACCCCAAAACTTCCTGGTACTGTTTGACACAGGCTCCTCTAACCTCTGGGTTCCATCCACATCCTGCCAAAGTGCTGCTTGCA GCAATCATAATATGTTTAATCCAAGCCAGTCCTCCACCTACACTTCTAATAACCAGCAATTCACTATGTCCTATGGAAGTGGCAGCGTCAGTGGTGTCTTTGGTTATGACACTGTGACC GTTCAAAGTCTCACTCTCACAAACCAAGAGTTTGGACTGACTTACTCAGAGAGTGGAAGTAGTTTTTACTATTCAAAGTTTGATGGTATATTTGGAATGGCATACCCTGCCATGTCTGCAGGGGGCGCCACCACTGCAATGCAAGGAATGTTGCAACAGAATCTTCTCAACTATCCCATCTTCAGCGTCTATATGAGCAG TCAGTCTGGAGAGGTCATCTTTGGTGGCGTTGATAACAGCTTATACTCTGGACAAATTCAGTGGGCTCCAGTCACTCAAGAAGTTTACTGGCAGGTTGGAATTGATGC GTTCTCAGTCAATGGACAAGCTACAGGATGGTGCAGCCAAGGTTGCCAAGCTATTGTAGATACTGGAACCTCTCCTCTGACTATCCCTCAACAATACATGGGCACTCTCCTGCAATACATGGGAGCCCAGCAAGGCCAGAATGGGCAG ttCCTAGTAAACTGTAACAACCTACAAAACTTGCCAACCATCAGTTTCACCATAAATGGAGTCCAGTTCCCTATCCCACCCTCTGGTTACATAATCCAG AATAATGGTTATTGCATGGTCAGCGTTGAGGAAACCTACCTTCCATCCCAGAACGGTCAGCCTCTGTGGATTCTGGGAGACGTGTTTCTGAGGCAGTACTATTCCGTCTATGACATGAGCAACAACAGAGTGGGTTTTGCTCAAGCAGCATAA
- the LOC137543740 gene encoding gastricsin-like isoform X2 — protein sequence MREKGILNEYMKTHKRDPALKYNFNQKNDFAIAYEPMYMDTYYYGQISIGTPPQNFLVLFDTGSSNLWVPSTSCQSAACSNHNMFNPSQSSTYTSNNQQFTMSYGSGSVSGVFGYDTVTVQSLTLTNQEFGLTYSESGSSFYYSKFDGIFGMAYPAMSAGGATTAMQGMLQQNLLNYPIFSVYMSSQSGEVIFGGVDNSLYSGQIQWAPVTQEVYWQVGIDAFSVNGQATGWCSQGCQAIVDTGTSPLTIPQQYMGTLLQYMGAQQGQNGQFLVNCNNLQNLPTISFTINGVQFPIPPSGYIIQNNGYCMVSVEETYLPSQNGQPLWILGDVFLRQYYSVYDMSNNRVGFAQAA from the exons ATGAGGGAGAAAGGAATCCTGAATGAATATATGAAGACACACAAGAGAGACCCTGCACTTAAGTACAacttcaatcagaaaaatgattttgCTATAGCTTATGAGCCAATGTACATGGAT ACCTATTACTATGGACAGATCAGCATAGGAACACCACCCCAAAACTTCCTGGTACTGTTTGACACAGGCTCCTCTAACCTCTGGGTTCCATCCACATCCTGCCAAAGTGCTGCTTGCA GCAATCATAATATGTTTAATCCAAGCCAGTCCTCCACCTACACTTCTAATAACCAGCAATTCACTATGTCCTATGGAAGTGGCAGCGTCAGTGGTGTCTTTGGTTATGACACTGTGACC GTTCAAAGTCTCACTCTCACAAACCAAGAGTTTGGACTGACTTACTCAGAGAGTGGAAGTAGTTTTTACTATTCAAAGTTTGATGGTATATTTGGAATGGCATACCCTGCCATGTCTGCAGGGGGCGCCACCACTGCAATGCAAGGAATGTTGCAACAGAATCTTCTCAACTATCCCATCTTCAGCGTCTATATGAGCAG TCAGTCTGGAGAGGTCATCTTTGGTGGCGTTGATAACAGCTTATACTCTGGACAAATTCAGTGGGCTCCAGTCACTCAAGAAGTTTACTGGCAGGTTGGAATTGATGC GTTCTCAGTCAATGGACAAGCTACAGGATGGTGCAGCCAAGGTTGCCAAGCTATTGTAGATACTGGAACCTCTCCTCTGACTATCCCTCAACAATACATGGGCACTCTCCTGCAATACATGGGAGCCCAGCAAGGCCAGAATGGGCAG ttCCTAGTAAACTGTAACAACCTACAAAACTTGCCAACCATCAGTTTCACCATAAATGGAGTCCAGTTCCCTATCCCACCCTCTGGTTACATAATCCAG AATAATGGTTATTGCATGGTCAGCGTTGAGGAAACCTACCTTCCATCCCAGAACGGTCAGCCTCTGTGGATTCTGGGAGACGTGTTTCTGAGGCAGTACTATTCCGTCTATGACATGAGCAACAACAGAGTGGGTTTTGCTCAAGCAGCATAA